A genomic stretch from Salvelinus namaycush isolate Seneca chromosome 25, SaNama_1.0, whole genome shotgun sequence includes:
- the ap1s3b gene encoding AP-1 complex subunit sigma-3b isoform X1, translating to MMHFLLLFSRQGKLRLQKWFTPIPEREKKKIVRDMTTMVLGRKPRSCNFLHWKDLKIVYKKYASLYFCCGLDAEENELLALEVLHRYVELLDKYFGNVCELDIIFNFEKAYFILDEFLLGGEVQETSKQVVSRSIEASDMLQEAEVDNSDYDLELGWP from the exons ATG ATGCATTTCCTGCTGCTCTTCAGTCGCCAAGGCAAGCTCCGCCTCCAGAAGTGGTTCACGCCCATCCCTGAGCGAGAGAAGAAGAAGATCGTCAGGGACATGACCACCATGGTGTTGGGACGGAAACCACGCTCCTGCAACTTCCTGCACTGGAAAGACCTGAAGATCGTCTACAAGAA GTATGCCAGTCTGTATTTCTGCTGTGGTCTGGATGCTGAGGAGAATGAGCTGCTAGCCCTGGAGGTGCTGCATCGCTATGTGGAGCTGCTGGACAAGTACTTTGGCAAC GTATGTGAGCTGGACATAATCTTTAACTTTGAAAAGGCTTACTTCATCCTGGATGAGTTTCTGTTGGGGGGAGAGGTACAGGAGACGTCCAAACAGGTCGTATCCCGCTCCATCGAGGCCTCAGACATGCTACAGGAG GCTGAGGTTGACAACAGTGATTATGATCTGGAGCTTGGATGGCCTTGA
- the LOC120020279 gene encoding dehydrogenase/reductase SDR family member 12-like — translation MSFYRNIVWFLKGIHEYTRSGYEQAAKHFVAKELDVAVVGRSFIITGANSGIGKATAMAIAKKGGTVHMLCRNKERAEKAKEDIVRETGNTEVYVHHLDMSETHKVCEFAESFKMQYPSLNVLINNAGCMMNKREVNDDGLEKNFATNTLGVYLLTQSLIPLLQKSRDPRVITVTSGGMLVQKLQPDDLQSAKGSFDGTMVYAQNKRQQVVLTEQWAKHHPAIHFSVMHPGWADTPAVSTSMPQFHQMMGERLRSAEQGADTVVWLALTRAASKTRSGKFFQDRRVVPAHLPLAWTHSSPEEVRSFMTQLEILAQAAKQPRTDTQPSFDPTY, via the exons ATGTCTTTCTATCGCAACATCGTCTGGTTTCTCAAAGGAATTCACGAATACACAAG GAGTGGCTATGAGCAAGCAGCTAAACATTTTGTGGCCAAGGAGCTGGATGTGGCTGTGGTAGGAAGGTCCTTCATAATAACAGGAGCTAACAGTGGCATAGGGAAAGCCACTGCCATGGCTATAGCTAAGAAAG GTGGTACAGTCCACATGTTATGCAGGAACAAGGAGAGAGCTGAGAAGGCCAAAGAAGATATTGTCagggagacaggaaacaca GAAGTATACGTTCACCATCTGGATATGTCCGAGACACACAAGGTGTGTGAGTTTGCTGAGTCCTTTAAGATGCAATACCCCTCCCTCAATGTGTTG ATTAATAATGCTGGGTGTATGATGAACAAGAGAGAGGTGAACGATGATGGTCTGGAGAAGAACTTTGCCACCAACACACTGG GAGTGTATCTTCTCACCCAGAGCCTCATTCCACTACTTCAGAAGAGCAGGGATCCGAGGGTG ATAACGGTAACATCAGGGGGCATGCTGGTCCAGAAACTCCAACCTGATGACCTCCAGTCTGCAAAAGGTTCCTTTGACGGCACCATGGTCTACGCCCAGAATAAG AGACAGCAGGTGGTGCTGACAGAACAATGGGCCAAACACCACCCAGCCATCCACTTCTCCGTCATGCACCCTGGATGGGCCGACACACCAG cGGTTTCTACATCTATGCCTCAGTTCCACCAGATGATGGGGGAAAGGCTGCGTAGTGCAGAGCAGGGAGCTGACACTGTGGTGTGGCTGGCACTGACCCGTGCTGCTAGCAAAACACGCAGCGGAAAGTTCTTCCAAG ATCGGCGGGTGGTCCCGGCCCACCTGCCCCTGGCCTGGACCCACAGTTCCCCCGAGGAGGTCCGGTCCTTTATGACCCAGCTGGAGATCTTGGCCCAGGCTGCGAAGCAGCCTCGCACCGACACACAACCCAGTTTTGACCCAACTTATTGA
- the scg2b gene encoding secretogranin-2b, with amino-acid sequence MLSLFKLSTGKAVVLACLLLHAFSVQGASRPRYHRLRGGEAEELQPAVYPPSSDMIKALEYIESLKQRTDGGQEREEPTKDYDEVEKFRVLLQLASLQGEGAPERQSSPLAQRQQDIPAEQLVRALLRTLQEQPASPPRPALVVPGNDRRVHRHPSASTGSPVNTPAYGGFPRPHKKYPLMFEDEENRDNPKRAAEDLKEKYTPQSLTNLRSIFKELGKPSTSNDQKRQIFDDDDDLFSPRNLAYEDVAGGEEWIPVEENVETEEVVNRSHEEFDRALQQNYDEEEEEKGDGMQMQRRAGQNKEDPEEDTKLVDYYLLKILGMSEHETAKRQAGEQKKRLIRHPLVDPRALNELLKISLKLHIPPEDLIDMLITEEIRKLDHHPQAISRYRTSSKPKIRYYSRRLPVKNAPEDMDEENFLNIVEMETISNDYPVSRRPLKSAPSPPRVSAPPAPARVLAPAPPPMAAPKIPSSSGQRENLFMSELNKMPFRRESDNDDEADEDEIMTFLAAKILTKYPSTISKRNTQSQATGQFPYELYEQAMKDYFDQADTMTKRYSEGNEEVVEPAEMQVKDQVPQETAAPETEEKEHHGKPVAGM; translated from the coding sequence ATGCTGTCACTCTTCAAACTATCCACAGGAAAAGCTGTTGTTCTCGCCTGCCTCCTCCTCCATGCATTCTCTGTGCAGGGCGCGTCCCGCCCTCGCTACCACAGGCTCAGAGGCGGGGAGGCCGAAGAACTGCAACCCGCCGTCTACCCGCCCAGCTCCGACATGATCAAAGCCCTGGAGTACATCGAGAGCCTGAAGCAGCGGACAGACGGTGgtcaagagagagaggagccaacAAAAGACTATGATGAGGTGGAGAAGTTCCGCGTCCTCCTCCAGCTCGCCTCTCTCCAGGGCGAAGGTGCACCCGAAAGGCAGTCCTCCCCGCTGGCCCAGAGGCAGCAGGACATCCCGGCTGAGCAGTTGGTGAGAGCTTTGCTCAGGACCCTCCAGGAGCAGCCCGCTAGTCCTCCCAGACCCGCGCTTGTGGTGCCGGGGAATGACCGCCGCGTGCACAGGCACCCCTCCGCGAGCACAGGCAGCCCCGTGAACACGCCTGCCTACGGTGGCTTCCCGAGGCCGCACAAGAAGTACCCGCTGATGTTCGAGGACGAGGAAAATAGAGACAACCCCAAGCGCGCCGCAGAGGACCTGAAGGAAAAATACACTCCTCAGAGCCTCACCAACCTGCGATCCATCTTCAAAGAGCTGGGGAAACCATCCACCTCCAACGACCAGAAGCGCCAAATCTTTGACGACGACGACGATTTATTCAGTCCGAGGAACCTGGCCTATGAGGACGTGGCGGGTGGGGAGGAGTGGATTCCTGTAGAGGAGAATGTCGAGACTGAGGAGGTGGTGAACAGGAGCCACGAGGAGTTCGACAGGGCTCTGCAGCAGAACTAtgacgaggaggaggaagagaagggcgACGGAATGCAGATGCAGCGCAGAGCCGGCCAGAATAAAGAGGACCCAGAGGAAGATACTAAACTAGTAGATTATTACCTGTTGAAGATCCTGGGAATGAGCGAACACGAGACCGCCAAGAGGCAAGCCGGAGAGCAAAAGAAGAGACTAATCCGGCACCCCCTGGTGGACCCCCGGGCCCTGAACGAGCTGTTAAAGATCTCCCTCAAACTCCACATCCCCCCTGAAGACCTTATCGACATGCTGATCACTGAGGAAATCAGAAAACTAGACCATCACCCACAAGCCATCTCCCGCTACAGGACCAGCAGCAAACCGAAGATCAGATACTACAGCCGAAGACTGCCAGTCAAAAACGCTCCTGAAGACATGGACGAGGAAAACTTCCTGAATATCGTAGAAATGGAAACCATCAGCAACGACTATCCTGTGAGTCGGCGGCCGCTCAAGAGTGCCCCTTCCCCGCCCAGAGTTTCAGCACCACCCGCCCCGGCGAGAGTTTTAGCACCAGCACCGCCTCCCATGGCTGCTCCAAAAATCCCATCCTCATCCGGCCAAAGGGAAAACTTATTTATGTCAGAGCTCAACAAGATGCCTTTTAGGAGAGAATCTGACAACGATGACGAGGCGGACGAAGACGAGATAATGACATTTCTGGCGGCCAAAATATTAACTAAGTACCCTAGCACCATCAGCAAACGCAACACCCAATCTCAGGCGACCGGACAGTTTCCTTACGAGCTATACGAACAAGCCATGAAAGATTACTTTGACCAAGCGGACACAATGACAAAGAGATATTCAGAGGGTAATGAGGAGGTAGTGGAGCCCGCGGAGATGCAGGTGAAAGATCAGGTTCCACAGGAGACCGCAGCTCCAGAAACGGAGGAAAAGGAGCATCACGGAAAACCGGTTGCTGGAATGTAG
- the ap1s3b gene encoding AP-1 complex subunit sigma-3b isoform X2 produces MMHFLLLFSRQGKLRLQKWFTPIPEREKKKIVRDMTTMVLGRKPRSCNFLHWKDLKIVYKKYASLYFCCGLDAEENELLALEVLHRYVELLDKYFGNVCELDIIFNFEKAYFILDEFLLGGEVQETSKQVVSRSIEASDMLQETMEEYMSKPAF; encoded by the exons ATG ATGCATTTCCTGCTGCTCTTCAGTCGCCAAGGCAAGCTCCGCCTCCAGAAGTGGTTCACGCCCATCCCTGAGCGAGAGAAGAAGAAGATCGTCAGGGACATGACCACCATGGTGTTGGGACGGAAACCACGCTCCTGCAACTTCCTGCACTGGAAAGACCTGAAGATCGTCTACAAGAA GTATGCCAGTCTGTATTTCTGCTGTGGTCTGGATGCTGAGGAGAATGAGCTGCTAGCCCTGGAGGTGCTGCATCGCTATGTGGAGCTGCTGGACAAGTACTTTGGCAAC GTATGTGAGCTGGACATAATCTTTAACTTTGAAAAGGCTTACTTCATCCTGGATGAGTTTCTGTTGGGGGGAGAGGTACAGGAGACGTCCAAACAGGTCGTATCCCGCTCCATCGAGGCCTCAGACATGCTACAGGAG accaTGGAGGAATACATGAGCAAGCCTGCGTTCTGA